One window of the Dreissena polymorpha isolate Duluth1 chromosome 5, UMN_Dpol_1.0, whole genome shotgun sequence genome contains the following:
- the LOC127830929 gene encoding uncharacterized protein LOC127830929, with product MKINSWYPWQVFGIMVLALVDHTVAQTNALTDAEISIMRAYGISVTINNNSTITIAHDGLPDHSFEGGWGNNPNQPSEQNYSFLIPRLATVATEPNCVGQLGVIGLSLTGAAFYNPYTGQGNNAVEGDCQETFDACSGHPSPDGSYHYHKLPACIYNGTGTELRNKLLGVSFDGYPIYGPMDSTGKNWTSLELDECHGHTDSVLGRYIYRATTDFPYLFGCYHGIPLTTSMSTGTGMGSGTGTGTGNGMPQPPPGGRKRREIATFKYEFVRHDAETNRIRYKRQVVSTNACLQIENADWEQKTCYAWCNNPSEKYDDCPYGPYDTSDGAASLSATLATVWTLVFSAAYFRFV from the exons atGAAA ATAAATTCTTGGTACCCATGGCAGGTTTTCGGAATCATGGTATTGGCCCTTGTAGACCATACAGTCGCACAGACAAATGCACTGACCGATGCTGAAATTAGCATAATGCGAGCGTACGGGATAAGCGTCACTATAAACAACAACAGTACCATCACGATCGCGCACGACGGCTTACCGGATCATTCATTTGAAGGAGGTTGGGGTAATAACCCAAACCAACCTTCTGAACAGAATTATTCTTTTCTTATCCCGCGTCTTGCAACGGTCGCAACGGAACCTAATTGCGTCGGTCAGCTTGGCGTTATCGGCTTATCTCTGACCGGTGCAGCATTCTACAACCCGTACACCGGACAAGGAAATAACGCCGTGGAGGGGGATTGTCAGGAAACGTTTGATGCTTGTTCCGGTCACCCGTCACCAGATGGCTCGTATCATTATCACAAGCTTCCTGCCTGCATCTACAATGGCACCGGTACTGAACTGCGAAACAAGCTTCTTGGAGTATCCTTTGATGGCTACCCTATCTATGGGCCGATGGACAGTACCGGGAAGAACTGGACTTCGCTGGAACTGGACGAATGCCACGGACACACCGACAGCGTTCTCGGACGCTACATCTACAGAGCCACGACTGATTTTCCATATTTGTTCGGGTGTTATCACGGCATTCCTCTTACGACGTCCATGAGTACAGGAACTGGGATGGGATCTGGAACGGGGACAGGAACCGGAAATGGAATGCCGCAGCCTCCGCCCGGCGGAAGGAAACGCCGCGAAATCGCGACTTTTAAGTACGAGTTTGTTAGGCATGACGCGGAGACCAACCGCATCCGGTACAAGCGTCAGGTGGTGTCTACAAACGCGTGCCTTCAGATAGAGAACGCCGACTGGGAGCAAAAGACCTGCTACGCTTGGTGCAACAACCCTAGCGAGAAGTATGATGACTGTCCGTACGGTCCTTATGACACTTCTGACGGGGCTGCAAGTCTCTCGGCGACTTTGGCAACTGTTTGGACGCTCGTCTTTAGCGCGGCATATTTTAGATTTGTTTAA